A genomic region of Methanobacterium sp. contains the following coding sequences:
- a CDS encoding TetR/AcrR family transcriptional regulator translates to MVDCKVDKTEQKIIDAALKLFSEKGYAGATTKIIAAKAGFTEMTLYTKFKTKQNLFDQVMICGMKKLNEDASAILFVDKEFEDPKDFLETYVKNLENFIWNNFEFFKLGFNSERKISEQFLMEGSYDFGKYIEKHLPNQKIDYMAFALSIFSFVYMYDLGKYHGRQDTSIEVVLDKFIYNLSLSLQ, encoded by the coding sequence ATGGTTGATTGTAAGGTAGATAAAACTGAACAAAAGATTATAGATGCGGCTTTAAAATTGTTTAGTGAAAAGGGATATGCTGGCGCTACTACTAAAATCATAGCAGCCAAAGCAGGTTTTACTGAGATGACCTTATATACCAAGTTTAAAACTAAACAGAATCTTTTTGATCAAGTTATGATATGTGGCATGAAAAAATTGAATGAAGATGCATCTGCCATTTTATTTGTTGATAAAGAATTTGAAGACCCAAAGGACTTTTTAGAAACTTACGTTAAAAATTTGGAAAATTTTATCTGGAATAACTTTGAATTCTTCAAATTAGGATTCAATAGTGAGAGAAAAATATCTGAACAGTTCCTGATGGAAGGGTCGTATGATTTTGGTAAATATATTGAAAAGCATCTTCCTAATCAGAAAATAGATTATATGGCATTTGCTCTTAGCATATTCTCATTTGTATACATGTACGATCTCGGTAAGTATCATGGTCGTCAGGATACAAGCATTGAAGTTGTTTTAGATAAATTCATCTATAATCTTTCCCTGTCCCTCCAATAA
- a CDS encoding LytS/YhcK type 5TM receptor domain-containing protein, with amino-acid sequence MASIFGFLALEYGENFVPIFQEASIVLLEKTFVIVGIAYLITKASFFGEILDKKFTKKNIFLLIIILGSLSIFANHTGADYLGANANVRDLAPMVGGLIAGPFVGVSVGIIGAIDRFLLGGPTYIPCTIATFLAGLFSGIIYILNKGKFVGVLYAVIFSAFYEIFHMILVMITPYDLAFTIVKELSIPVILANSIGMLIFAIFISNEIKERVQAKEMALYHEEAELYEHELEVACQIQDKFWKLQTTQIKGMEMEIIDMSIDIPQSHFYDVISNKMNKTSFVVGHVDDKTLLSSFIGTHILTEARKRIKNDISLIKMTKFLNWYLSIYKPFNIRISLFNAEFDPKTKILKYLNLGDTISMVYKSNSGEIDFSHKFSYYLGSKTLNNINEFEIILEKDDLIFILLFKHTMNLSEQTTIKDSIGNLIKENNEMSLKELKIKFEEFLNLKEGYDSQICILLLKVD; translated from the coding sequence ATGGCCAGCATATTTGGTTTTCTGGCTTTAGAATATGGGGAAAATTTTGTACCAATTTTTCAAGAGGCAAGTATAGTACTTCTTGAGAAGACCTTTGTAATAGTAGGTATAGCTTATTTAATTACCAAAGCAAGTTTCTTTGGTGAAATACTTGACAAAAAATTCACCAAAAAAAATATATTTTTATTAATTATCATCTTAGGATCTCTTTCCATTTTCGCCAATCATACTGGTGCTGATTATTTAGGTGCTAATGCTAATGTACGAGACCTGGCACCTATGGTGGGTGGTTTAATAGCCGGGCCTTTTGTCGGAGTTAGTGTTGGAATTATTGGGGCAATAGATCGTTTTTTATTAGGAGGACCCACATACATACCCTGCACCATTGCAACCTTTTTAGCAGGTCTTTTTAGTGGTATAATCTACATACTTAACAAGGGTAAATTTGTGGGAGTATTATACGCAGTCATATTTTCAGCTTTCTATGAAATATTCCACATGATTTTAGTTATGATCACTCCCTACGACCTTGCTTTTACAATAGTTAAAGAATTAAGCATACCTGTAATACTTGCAAACTCAATAGGGATGCTGATATTTGCAATATTCATTTCTAATGAGATTAAAGAACGAGTACAAGCAAAGGAAATGGCATTATACCATGAAGAAGCTGAATTATATGAACATGAATTAGAGGTAGCTTGTCAAATCCAGGATAAGTTCTGGAAGCTTCAGACAACCCAAATCAAAGGCATGGAAATGGAAATCATTGATATGTCAATAGACATTCCCCAAAGCCATTTTTACGATGTAATATCTAATAAAATGAATAAAACAAGTTTTGTTGTGGGTCATGTGGATGATAAAACGTTATTATCCTCCTTTATTGGTACACATATTCTGACTGAAGCCAGAAAAAGGATAAAAAATGATATTTCCTTGATTAAAATGACAAAATTCCTTAATTGGTACTTATCAATATATAAACCCTTTAACATTAGGATAAGCTTGTTTAATGCTGAATTTGATCCAAAAACTAAGATTTTAAAATATTTAAACTTAGGGGATACGATCTCCATGGTTTACAAGAGTAATAGTGGAGAAATTGATTTCTCACACAAATTTTCATACTATTTAGGTTCTAAAACCCTCAATAATATTAATGAATTTGAAATTATACTTGAAAAAGATGATTTAATCTTCATACTGTTATTTAAACATACAATGAATCTATCCGAGCAGACTACAATAAAAGATTCAATAGGGAACCTAATAAAAGAAAATAACGAGATGTCCCTTAAGGAATTGAAAATAAAATTCGAAGAGTTTTTAAATTTAAAAGAAGGATATGACTCTCAAATATGCATTTTACTTTTGAAAGTAGATTGA